One window of the Cryptomeria japonica chromosome 7, Sugi_1.0, whole genome shotgun sequence genome contains the following:
- the LOC131078147 gene encoding uncharacterized protein LOC131078147 produces MKEGINVPGHCHMLKAEHLQDTYKCDGCQERGTERRYTCRACNFDMHNFCATALPSISHPLSDAKMTLLSSPVVKDSLWCCACERSVSGLRYSCTASGDVLHPCCARLPKSCTIDSITSHLSKNLSGDPCNLCDQRNRGWAYVSKQYSVHVHCFIEA; encoded by the coding sequence ATGAAGGAAGGCATAAATGTTCCAGGCCACTGCCACATGCTTAAGGCAGAGCACCTGCAAGATACATACAAATGTGATGGGTGCCAAGAGAGAGGCACAGAAAGGCGATATACATGTCGTGCCTGCAACTTCGACATGCACAATTTCTGTGCCACGGCTTTACCTTCCATTTCCCATCCATTAAGTGATGCAAAGATGACATTGCTCTCAAGCCCTGTTGTGAAAGATAGTCTGTGGTGTTGCGCTTGTGAGAGATCTGTATCGGGTTTGAGGTATTCCTGCACTGCTAGTGGAGACGTTCTGCATCCCTGCTGTGCACGCCTTCCAAAATCCTGCACAATCGACTCCATTACTTCCCATCTCTCCAAAAATTTGTCAGGGGACCCCTGTAATCTGTGTGATCAAAGAAACCGAGGATGGGCTTACGTCTCCAAACAGTACAGCGTCCATGTTCACTGTTTCATAGAAGCCTGA
- the LOC131078125 gene encoding uncharacterized protein LOC131078125 has product MLEGVSVPSHCHRLKAENLQDAYICDGCKERGAEWRYRCRACNYDMHNFCATASPSIPHPLTAAKMALLSSPVAKDSLWCCACERSVSGLRYYCSASGDVLHPCCSRLPKTYTNDSITLRLSKNLSAHPCNWCGQRNRGWAYVSSEYSIHVHCLKEALETPENPEFNYSSPQFSSGRLQLTAAPMSTSYHQHSQAGCSTSGTLQKYQPIKSNHGFKGFCKKTKLLLKGIRAMLFGDPSSVLQVYATFASDQ; this is encoded by the coding sequence ATGTTGGAAGGCGTAAGTGTTCCAAGCCATTGCCACAGGCTTAAGGCAGAAAATCTCCAAGATGCATACATATGTGATGGGTGCAAGGAGAGAGGCGCGGAATGGCGATACAGATGCCGTGCCTGCAATTACGACATGCACAATTTCTGTGCCACGGCTTCTCCTTCCATTCCCCACCCATTAACTGCTGCAAAGATGGCATTATTGTCAAGCCCTGTTGCCAAAGACAGCCTGTGGTGTTGCGCTTGTGAGAGATCTGTATCGGGTTTGAGGTATTACTGCAGTGCCAGCGGTGACGTTCTGCATCCTTGCTGTTCACGCCTTCCAAAAACCTACACAAACGACTCCATTACTCTGCGTTTGTCCAAAAACTTGTCAGCACATCCCTGTAATTGGTGTGGTCAAAGAAATCGCGGATGGGCTTACGTCTCATCAGAGTACAGCATCCACGTTCATTGTCTCAAAGAAGCCTTGGAAACGCCAGAGAACCCAGAATTTAATTACTCTTCTCCTCAATTTTCCAGCGGTCGCCTCCAATTAACAGCAGCACCCATGAGCACTTCATATCATCAACACTCACAAGCGGGATGCAGCACTTCAGGAACTCTACAGAAGTACCAGCCCATCAAATCTAATCATGGGTTTAAGGGCTTCTGTAAAAAGACCAAGCTGCTTCTCAAAGGCATCCGTGCAATGCTTTTTGGAGATCCGTCCTCTGTTTTGCAGGTTTATGCGACCTTTGCGTCAGACCAGTAG